In Tistrella bauzanensis, one genomic interval encodes:
- a CDS encoding 3'-5' exonuclease yields MTSFDHLETLAQTLEATGDYRVVRRLKPRPRIVPPLGTPLRLGLVVDVETTGLDHQRDEIIELAMTPFNYGLDGTIFSVGDSFQGLRQPSEPIAPEITAITGITNEMVAGQIIDPAAVATFAAPASLVIAHNAAFDRRFLERFSEIFSTKPWACSLSQIDWAAEGFEGTKLAYLAQAAGFFYDRHRAMHDCLATVELLAMWLPRSGVTGLSRLLDAARAVSWRIWAENAPFDLKDVLKARGYRWNGDPGPQPRAWYIDVPEAQCEAELRFLRTEIYRYEVDPPVRRIDAYDRFSDRI; encoded by the coding sequence ATGACATCTTTTGACCATCTGGAGACCCTGGCGCAGACGCTGGAGGCCACGGGAGACTACCGCGTCGTCCGGCGTCTCAAGCCGCGCCCTCGCATCGTTCCTCCGCTAGGCACGCCGCTGCGCCTTGGCCTGGTGGTCGATGTGGAGACCACGGGGCTCGACCATCAGCGCGACGAGATCATCGAACTCGCCATGACACCATTCAACTATGGCTTGGATGGCACCATTTTCAGCGTGGGTGACAGCTTCCAAGGGCTGCGTCAGCCGAGCGAGCCTATCGCCCCGGAAATCACCGCGATCACGGGCATCACCAACGAGATGGTGGCCGGCCAGATTATTGATCCCGCAGCGGTAGCCACATTCGCGGCGCCGGCTTCACTCGTCATCGCGCACAACGCGGCGTTCGATCGCCGTTTCCTTGAACGATTCAGCGAGATATTCTCGACCAAACCATGGGCATGCTCGCTCAGCCAGATCGATTGGGCAGCGGAGGGGTTCGAGGGCACAAAACTCGCCTATCTCGCTCAAGCCGCAGGCTTCTTCTACGACCGTCACCGCGCGATGCACGACTGTCTTGCTACGGTCGAGTTGCTGGCAATGTGGCTGCCCCGATCTGGCGTTACAGGTCTCAGCCGCCTCCTGGACGCCGCTCGTGCCGTTTCTTGGCGCATCTGGGCGGAGAACGCGCCCTTTGACCTCAAGGATGTCCTCAAAGCGCGGGGATACCGCTGGAACGGCGATCCCGGCCCGCAGCCGCGCGCATGGTATATCGACGTTCCCGAGGCTCAGTGCGAGGCCGAGCTACGGTTCTTGAGAACGGAAATCTATCGATATGAGGTCGATCCCCCGGTTCGGCGGATCGATGCCTATGATCGGTTTTCAGACCGGATCTGA